From Deferrisoma camini S3R1, the proteins below share one genomic window:
- the nikR gene encoding nickel-responsive transcriptional regulator NikR — MTQLTRFGISMDTRLLEQFDALVARKGYVNRSEAIRDLIRNALVEDQWSRGDEEIVGTVTLVYDHHVRDLADKLTEHQHDHHDAIVSALHVHLDHDHCLEVVVVRGPAPRVKRLADELIGTKGVKHGKLVMTTTGRGIV, encoded by the coding sequence ATGACCCAGTTGACCCGGTTCGGGATCTCCATGGACACCCGGCTGCTGGAGCAGTTCGACGCCCTCGTGGCACGCAAGGGCTACGTGAACCGGTCGGAGGCCATCCGGGACCTGATCCGCAACGCCCTGGTGGAGGACCAGTGGAGCCGGGGCGATGAGGAGATTGTGGGGACCGTGACCCTGGTGTACGACCATCACGTGCGGGACCTGGCGGACAAGCTCACCGAGCACCAGCACGACCACCACGACGCCATCGTGTCGGCCCTGCACGTCCACCTGGACCACGATCACTGCCTGGAGGTGGTGGTCGTGCGGGGGCCGGCTCCCCGGGTGAAGCGGCTGGCCGACGAACTCATCGGCACCAAAGGGGTCAAGCACGGCAAGCTGGTGATGACCACCACCGGCCGGGGGATCGTGTAG
- a CDS encoding energy-coupling factor ABC transporter ATP-binding protein — MSHHIVEVTDLEFTYPDGTPALAGVSFRITHGESVAVVGANGAGKSTLLLHLNGVLVPQKGAVRVGEIPLTRQTLPEIRKTVGMVFQDPDDQLFMPTVYEDVAFGPLNLALPPDEVERRVRTALERVGAWDLRDRPPHRLSGGEKRAVAIATVLAMGPDILVMDEPTSNLDPRARRRLMELLASFEHTKIIATHDLDMALELCHRTIVVHDGRITRDGPTAEVFTDDELLERSGLERPLGLRACPVCGSLPMGRPDAAEG, encoded by the coding sequence ATGAGCCATCACATCGTCGAGGTGACGGACCTGGAGTTCACCTACCCGGACGGCACGCCGGCCCTGGCCGGGGTGTCGTTCCGGATCACCCACGGGGAGTCGGTGGCCGTGGTCGGCGCCAACGGCGCCGGCAAGTCCACCCTGCTCCTGCACCTGAACGGCGTCCTGGTGCCCCAGAAGGGCGCGGTGCGCGTCGGGGAGATCCCCCTGACCCGTCAGACCCTGCCCGAGATCCGGAAGACCGTGGGCATGGTGTTCCAGGACCCGGACGATCAGCTGTTCATGCCCACGGTGTACGAGGACGTGGCCTTCGGCCCCCTGAACCTGGCCCTGCCCCCGGACGAGGTGGAGCGCAGGGTCCGAACCGCCCTGGAGCGGGTGGGGGCCTGGGACCTGCGGGACCGGCCGCCCCACCGGCTGTCCGGGGGCGAGAAGCGGGCCGTGGCAATCGCCACCGTGCTCGCCATGGGGCCCGACATCTTGGTGATGGACGAGCCCACCTCCAATCTGGATCCCCGGGCCCGCCGCCGGCTGATGGAGCTGCTGGCCTCGTTCGAGCACACCAAGATCATCGCCACCCACGACCTGGACATGGCCCTGGAGCTGTGCCATCGCACCATCGTGGTCCACGACGGCCGGATCACCCGGGACGGGCCCACCGCCGAGGTGTTCACGGACGATGAACTCCTGGAGCGAAGCGGCCTGGAGCGGCCCCTGGGGCTGCGGGCCTGTCCCGTGTGCGGCTCGCTCCCCATGGGCCGGCCCGACGCTGCTGAAGGTTGA
- a CDS encoding energy-coupling factor ABC transporter permease yields the protein MHMADALLSPGVGGAMWAATAVTTVYCARKVHEEADDRKVPLMGVLGAFVFAAQMINFSIPGTGSSGHLGGGLLLALLLGPHAAFLTIASVLVVQALFFADGGLLALGANIFNMGVFPCFVAYPLVFRPLAGKDPSPGRLTLASVAAAVVALQLGAFGVVLETVFSGISDLPFSKFVLLMQPIHLAIGVVEGFVTAAVVNFARKAEPGLLGGHTPQTSGGYRKLLVGLGVAALLVGGALSWFASAHPDGLEWSIAGVTGSEELEAPSDGIHGTLARIQEKLAFLPDYGFKDAGESEGAAAPEAETWPAVDPGTSVSGIVGGVITLAVAAAIGLLLRRRSRAHARAT from the coding sequence ATGCACATGGCCGATGCCCTTCTTTCCCCCGGAGTCGGTGGCGCCATGTGGGCTGCCACGGCCGTCACCACCGTGTACTGCGCCCGCAAGGTGCACGAGGAGGCCGACGACCGCAAGGTGCCCCTGATGGGTGTGCTGGGAGCCTTCGTGTTCGCCGCCCAGATGATCAACTTCTCGATCCCCGGCACCGGGTCTAGCGGTCACCTGGGGGGAGGTCTCCTCCTGGCGCTCTTGCTCGGGCCCCATGCGGCGTTCCTGACCATCGCGTCGGTACTGGTGGTGCAAGCGCTGTTCTTCGCCGACGGCGGGCTGCTGGCCTTGGGAGCCAACATCTTCAACATGGGGGTGTTCCCCTGCTTCGTCGCCTACCCCCTGGTGTTCCGGCCCCTGGCCGGCAAGGATCCCAGCCCGGGCCGCCTCACCCTGGCCAGCGTGGCCGCCGCCGTGGTGGCGCTTCAGCTCGGCGCGTTCGGAGTGGTGCTGGAAACCGTGTTCTCCGGCATCTCCGACCTGCCCTTCAGCAAGTTCGTGCTCCTGATGCAACCCATCCATCTGGCCATCGGCGTGGTCGAGGGGTTCGTGACCGCCGCGGTGGTGAACTTCGCCCGCAAGGCCGAACCCGGCCTGTTGGGGGGGCACACCCCCCAGACCTCCGGGGGGTACCGGAAACTCCTGGTGGGGCTTGGGGTGGCCGCCCTCCTGGTGGGCGGGGCCCTGTCGTGGTTCGCCTCGGCCCACCCGGACGGGCTCGAGTGGTCCATCGCGGGGGTCACCGGCTCCGAGGAGCTCGAGGCCCCGTCCGACGGGATCCACGGCACCTTGGCCCGGATCCAGGAGAAGCTCGCGTTCCTGCCCGACTACGGCTTCAAGGATGCCGGAGAGTCTGAGGGGGCCGCCGCCCCAGAAGCGGAAACCTGGCCTGCGGTCGACCCGGGCACCAGCGTGTCGGGCATCGTGGGCGGAGTGATCACCCTGGCCGTGGCCGCCGCGATCGGTCTGCTGCTGCGCCGACGGAGCCGGGCTCACGCCAGGGCCACGTAG
- the cbiQ gene encoding cobalt ECF transporter T component CbiQ: MAGVERAFLDLGRLDRLAYADTPVHRLDPRAKIVATLVYLVAVVSHGKYEVSGLLPYALFPAVLIAQADLPLGYLIRKLLVVAPFAVLVGAANPWLDRTPMLSVGPVTVTGGWMSYASILVRFVLTIGAALVLVATTGFYGVCLGLRRLGTPRVMAVQLLLLYRYLFVLADEALRLVRARGLRSFGRRGTGLGVYGSLVGHLLLRTLDRARRIHTAMLCRGFSGEFRTLRTLRFRGADWAFLLGWSALFVMFRLVNVPRLVGALFV; the protein is encoded by the coding sequence ATGGCCGGCGTCGAGCGCGCGTTCCTCGACCTGGGGCGGCTGGACCGCCTCGCCTACGCCGACACACCCGTGCACCGTTTGGACCCCAGGGCGAAAATCGTGGCCACGCTGGTGTACCTGGTGGCGGTGGTGTCCCACGGCAAGTACGAGGTGTCGGGGCTGCTGCCCTACGCCCTGTTCCCCGCGGTGTTGATCGCCCAAGCGGACCTGCCCCTGGGCTACCTGATCCGGAAGCTTTTGGTGGTGGCTCCGTTCGCGGTGCTCGTGGGCGCCGCAAACCCGTGGCTCGACCGCACCCCGATGTTGTCCGTGGGGCCGGTCACGGTCACCGGGGGATGGATGAGTTATGCCTCGATCCTGGTGCGGTTCGTCCTGACCATCGGCGCGGCCCTGGTGCTGGTGGCCACCACGGGGTTCTACGGAGTGTGCCTGGGGCTTCGTCGGCTCGGCACCCCCAGGGTCATGGCTGTGCAGCTGCTCCTCCTCTACCGGTACCTGTTCGTGCTCGCGGACGAGGCCTTGCGCCTCGTTCGGGCCCGGGGCCTGCGCAGCTTCGGGCGGAGAGGCACGGGGCTGGGCGTGTACGGCTCATTGGTGGGGCACCTGCTCCTACGCACGCTGGACCGGGCCCGGCGCATCCACACCGCGATGCTGTGCCGCGGGTTCTCCGGCGAGTTTCGCACCTTGCGAACGCTCCGGTTCCGGGGGGCGGACTGGGCGTTCTTGCTCGGGTGGTCCGCTCTGTTCGTGATGTTCCGGCTGGTCAACGTGCCCCGCCTGGTGGGAGCGCTGTTCGTCTGA
- a CDS encoding LbtU family siderophore porin — protein MRRVVIALPLVLVPGLASAATTLEERVEALEKKNAELYHTLQQKKQAGLMTKISEKISFSGLLELEAAYESTDPADGDREATSDLTVATAQLGFDAQVNDQLTAALVLLFEEDETEPIEVDEATVDYARDGWTARFGRQYLPFGAYPSHMISDPLTLELGEIRETAVQVGYEGEGWTASAFVFNGDAEKVNGAGEAEEDHVKDWGVSVVVTPVEGVEAGASFLSDLADTDAELVGEYRDRVGGWSAYAVVGFGAFEVLGEVMGSVGAFDEADLDEDEDGRGDRPLAWNVEGAWDVSEVVEVAVRVEGSRELGGQPELQYGAVVSWGPMEGVSLSLEYLHGEYDEDFGGGVDSRDLATAQLAVEF, from the coding sequence ATGCGTCGAGTCGTCATTGCTCTCCCCTTGGTTCTGGTGCCGGGGCTCGCCTCGGCCGCGACCACGCTGGAGGAGCGGGTGGAGGCGTTGGAGAAGAAGAACGCCGAGCTCTACCACACCCTGCAGCAGAAGAAGCAGGCCGGCCTGATGACCAAGATCTCCGAGAAGATCTCGTTCTCCGGCCTGCTCGAGCTCGAGGCCGCCTACGAGAGCACCGACCCTGCCGACGGCGACCGCGAGGCCACCAGCGACCTCACCGTGGCCACCGCCCAGCTCGGGTTCGACGCCCAGGTCAACGACCAGCTCACCGCCGCCCTGGTGCTGCTGTTCGAGGAGGACGAGACCGAGCCCATCGAGGTGGACGAGGCCACCGTGGACTACGCCCGAGACGGCTGGACCGCCCGGTTCGGCCGCCAGTACCTGCCGTTCGGGGCGTACCCGAGCCACATGATCTCGGACCCCCTGACCCTGGAGCTGGGCGAGATCCGGGAGACGGCGGTGCAGGTGGGGTACGAGGGGGAGGGGTGGACGGCGAGCGCGTTCGTGTTCAACGGGGACGCGGAGAAGGTGAACGGGGCGGGGGAGGCGGAGGAGGACCACGTGAAGGACTGGGGGGTGAGCGTGGTGGTGACGCCGGTGGAGGGGGTGGAGGCGGGGGCGAGCTTTTTGTCGGACCTGGCGGACACGGACGCGGAGCTGGTGGGGGAGTACCGGGACCGGGTGGGGGGATGGAGCGCGTACGCGGTGGTGGGGTTTGGAGCGTTCGAGGTGTTGGGGGAGGTGATGGGTTCGGTGGGGGCGTTTGACGAGGCGGACCTGGACGAGGACGAGGACGGCAGGGGGGACCGGCCGCTGGCGTGGAACGTGGAGGGGGCGTGGGACGTGAGCGAGGTGGTGGAGGTGGCGGTGCGAGTGGAGGGGAGCCGGGAGCTGGGGGGGCAGCCGGAGCTCCAGTACGGGGCGGTCGTTTCGTGGGGGCCCATGGAGGGGGTGAGCCTGAGCTTGGAGTACCTGCACGGGGAGTACGACGAGGACTTTGGGGGAGGGGTGGACTCCCGGGACCTGGCGACCGCCCAGCTCGCCGTGGAGTTCTAG